One window of the Eucalyptus grandis isolate ANBG69807.140 chromosome 6, ASM1654582v1, whole genome shotgun sequence genome contains the following:
- the LOC104447777 gene encoding LOW QUALITY PROTEIN: heptahelical transmembrane protein 1 (The sequence of the model RefSeq protein was modified relative to this genomic sequence to represent the inferred CDS: inserted 3 bases in 2 codons) — MQWLDMQIHLCRSSSTSAGTNISYSKELLLGTNSLVNLSQITEEEMKVGSLQXAVTRWPFFVFLGRSMFCLLSSSICHLFSCHSRCLNIQLLRMDYVGITVMIITSXFPPIYYIFQCEPHWQLIYLGGITAMGMFTVMTLLTPSLSSGKFRAFRAMLFSSMGFFGIVPAIHGCIVNWSNPHRSITLAYESAMALSYITGTLFYVSRIPERLKPGWFDLAGHSHQIFHVFVIMGALAHYGATLLLLQWRDRVGCNGTV; from the exons ATGCAATGGCTCGATATGCAAATCCACTTGTGCAGGTCAAGCTCTACTAGTGCTGGAACTAATATATCTTATTCAAAGGAATTGCTTTTG GGCACAAATTCTTTGGTGAACTTGAGTCAGAtaacagaagaagaaatgaaggttGGTTCACTCC CGGCGGTGACACGTTGGCCGTTCTTCGTCTTCTTAGGCAGATCCATGTTCTGCCTCCTCTCGAGCAGCATTTGCCACCTTTTCTCATGCCACTCACGCTGCTTGAACATCCAGCTGCTGCGGATGGACTATGTGGGTATCACGGTCATGATCATCACCTC TTTTCCCCCAATCTACTACATTTTCCAGTGTGAGCCCCATTGGCAACTGATCTACCTTGGTGGAATAACGGCGATGGGGATGTTCACTGTCATGACACTGCTaaccccttctctttcttctggcAAATTCCGGGCATTTCGGGCAATGCTCTTCTCGTCCATGGGGTTTTTCGGTATCGTACCTGCAATCCATGGCTGCATTGTGAATTGGAGCAATCCCCACCGCTCAATCACGCTTGCTTATGAGTCGGCCATGGCGCTATCTTACATTACAGGAACTTTGTTTTATGTTAGCAGGATTCCTGAGAGGCTAAAACCGGGTTGGTTCGACCTTGCTGGTCACAGCCATCAGATATTTCACGTCTTTGTGATCATGGGTGCCTTGGCTCATTATGGCGCTACTCTGTTGCTCTTACAGTGGCGAGATAGAGTTGGGTGCAATGGAACTGTGTAA